One stretch of Marinobacterium iners DNA includes these proteins:
- a CDS encoding DUF3833 domain-containing protein — MRIFAFLLVLTTVLITGCSPMNTDRLSQQGPTLKIEEFFDGKVYAWGIFEDRFGNLRRQFQVEIDGDWNGQRLVLDEKFLYSDGERDTRVWTIVPKGEGEYEGRAGDIIGTAQGYSEGNRLNWRYRMELKVGDGSWKVSFDDWMYLQPGNVLVNRAGVNKWGVQLGVVTLFFMRSEQLKEAPFAL, encoded by the coding sequence ATGCGGATATTCGCTTTTCTGCTCGTGTTGACCACTGTTTTGATAACCGGATGTTCACCCATGAATACTGACCGATTAAGCCAGCAGGGACCTACCCTCAAGATCGAAGAGTTCTTCGATGGCAAGGTGTACGCTTGGGGCATTTTTGAAGACCGTTTTGGCAACCTGAGACGCCAGTTTCAGGTAGAGATTGATGGTGACTGGAATGGGCAGCGGCTGGTGCTGGACGAGAAGTTTCTGTACAGCGATGGTGAGCGCGACACCCGAGTCTGGACCATTGTGCCCAAAGGCGAGGGTGAGTACGAAGGCCGTGCAGGGGATATTATCGGGACGGCTCAGGGCTACAGTGAGGGTAATCGCCTCAACTGGCGCTATCGCATGGAACTGAAAGTGGGTGATGGCAGCTGGAAGGTCAGTTTCGATGACTGGATGTATCTGCAGCCCGGCAACGTGCTCGTTAACCGGGCCGGTGTGAACAAGTGGGGCGTTCAGCTCGGAGTGGTTACCCTGTTTTTCATGCGCTCCGAGCAACTGAAGGAAGCACCTTTCGCCCTCTGA
- the pyrC gene encoding dihydroorotase, whose amino-acid sequence MTERLTITRPDDWHLHLRDGEVLQHVVPATARQMGRAIVMPNLRPPVTDAAQALAYRERILAQAPEGSGFNPLMTLYLTDNTSPEMIAEAKASGRVAAVKLYPAGATTNSDSGVTDLGKLDDICAALAEAGMPLLVHGEVTHNHVDIFDREKQFLDEILTPLAGRHPAMKLVVEHITTRDAAEFVNAHGDNVGATITVQHLAYNRNHMLVGGIRPHLFCLPILKRNVHQQALQDAVVSGSHKFFLGTDSAPHARGAKENACGCAGCYSAYAAIELYAEIFEDLGVLDKLEGFASHYGADFYGLPRNTDSITLVKQPWQAPTEMPFGQETIVPLRAGETLRWKLER is encoded by the coding sequence ATGACTGAACGCCTGACAATTACCCGTCCCGATGACTGGCACCTGCATCTGCGTGATGGTGAGGTGCTGCAGCATGTTGTGCCCGCCACTGCTCGTCAGATGGGACGTGCCATTGTAATGCCCAATCTGCGTCCACCGGTAACCGATGCTGCGCAGGCACTGGCATACCGTGAACGCATTCTGGCTCAGGCCCCCGAGGGCAGCGGCTTCAATCCCTTGATGACCCTGTATCTGACTGACAACACAAGCCCGGAAATGATTGCCGAGGCCAAGGCCAGCGGACGAGTTGCCGCAGTCAAGCTCTACCCTGCCGGTGCCACAACCAACTCGGATTCAGGCGTGACAGATCTGGGCAAGCTGGACGATATCTGCGCTGCGCTGGCCGAAGCCGGCATGCCATTGCTGGTACATGGCGAAGTCACCCACAACCATGTGGATATCTTCGACCGTGAAAAGCAGTTTCTGGACGAGATCCTGACACCTTTGGCAGGTCGCCATCCGGCCATGAAACTGGTGGTTGAACATATCACCACCCGTGACGCTGCAGAATTTGTGAACGCCCACGGCGATAACGTGGGTGCGACCATTACCGTTCAACACTTGGCCTATAACCGCAACCATATGCTGGTAGGCGGTATCCGCCCTCACCTGTTTTGTCTGCCGATCCTTAAGCGCAACGTGCACCAACAGGCCCTTCAGGACGCGGTTGTCAGCGGCAGCCACAAGTTTTTCCTCGGCACCGACTCGGCACCTCACGCCAGGGGCGCCAAGGAAAACGCCTGCGGCTGCGCCGGCTGCTACAGCGCCTATGCAGCCATTGAGCTCTATGCCGAAATATTCGAAGACCTGGGCGTACTCGACAAGCTCGAAGGGTTTGCCAGCCACTACGGGGCAGACTTCTACGGTTTGCCACGCAACACTGACAGCATCACGCTTGTGAAACAGCCATGGCAGGCTCCCACCGAGATGCCGTTCGGCCAGGAGACCATCGTGCCACTGCGCGCCGGCGAAACCCTGCGCTGGAAACTGGAACGTTAA
- a CDS encoding succinate dehydrogenase assembly factor 2: MFTEDDVRRLTWQCRRGMLELDVLFVPFMQEAFRDLAFEDQQRFVKLLDCEDQDLFVWFMQREEPQDEDLKRIIRIMLERVQPA, from the coding sequence ATGTTTACAGAAGATGATGTACGCCGGTTGACCTGGCAATGCCGCCGGGGAATGCTGGAGTTGGATGTGCTGTTTGTACCTTTCATGCAGGAGGCGTTCAGAGATCTGGCGTTTGAAGATCAGCAGCGTTTTGTTAAGCTGCTGGATTGCGAGGACCAGGATCTGTTTGTCTGGTTCATGCAGCGAGAGGAGCCTCAGGATGAGGACTTGAAACGTATCATAAGGATCATGCTTGAGCGGGTTCAGCCGGCTTGA
- the nadB gene encoding L-aspartate oxidase: MSTTQSPPRDFDVLIIGSGAAGLTLALQLPEHLKIALLSKGSFESGSTWLAQGGIAAVLEEGDSLEEHIRDTLTAGADLSRPDAVARMVEEGPESIRWLIDQGVPFTREGDHYHLTKEGGHSHRRIIHATDATGRAVHETLLARAQKATNITLLDRHVAIDLITRRKLKLPHNRCIGAYVLDIRSGHIRAFRAPQVVLATGGAAKAYLYTSNSDGSTGDGIAMAWRAGCRIANMEFNQFHPTCLYHPQAKSFLISEAVRGEGGKLLLPDGSRFMHHFDERAELAPRDIVARAIDHEMKRLGCDCVYLDISHRPADFIREHFPTIHQRCLELGIDITRDPIPVVPAAHYTCGGIVTGADGKTDLAGLYAIGETAFTGLHGANRLASNSLLECIVSGRAAARAISQDTTTAQAERPEIPGWDESLVTDSDEDVIISHNWDELRRFMWDYVGIVRTDKRLARAQHRIELLLQEISEYYSNYRVSSDLIELRNLATVAELIIRSAISRKESRGLHYTLDYPAPAAERSDTVLAPANFQWPDATRVEAPI, encoded by the coding sequence ATGAGTACAACACAGAGCCCCCCTCGGGACTTCGATGTATTGATCATCGGCAGTGGTGCTGCAGGCCTGACACTGGCACTGCAGTTGCCGGAGCACCTGAAGATTGCCCTGCTCAGCAAGGGCAGTTTCGAGAGCGGCTCTACCTGGCTGGCCCAGGGCGGCATCGCCGCTGTGCTGGAAGAGGGCGACAGCCTTGAAGAGCACATTCGCGATACGTTGACCGCCGGTGCCGATCTTAGCCGCCCCGATGCAGTTGCTCGAATGGTGGAAGAAGGCCCGGAAAGCATCCGCTGGCTGATCGATCAGGGGGTGCCTTTCACCCGCGAGGGCGACCACTACCATCTCACCAAGGAAGGGGGTCACTCCCATCGTCGCATTATCCACGCCACCGACGCCACCGGTCGCGCCGTCCATGAAACCTTGCTGGCACGGGCGCAGAAGGCGACCAACATCACCCTGCTGGACCGCCACGTTGCGATTGATCTGATTACGCGGCGCAAACTGAAGCTGCCGCACAACCGCTGTATCGGAGCCTATGTACTGGATATCCGCAGCGGACATATCCGCGCCTTTCGGGCGCCACAGGTGGTACTGGCAACCGGCGGAGCCGCCAAGGCCTATCTCTATACCAGCAACAGTGACGGCTCTACCGGCGACGGCATCGCCATGGCCTGGCGTGCAGGCTGCCGCATCGCCAATATGGAGTTCAACCAGTTTCACCCCACCTGCCTGTATCACCCCCAGGCCAAGTCGTTTCTGATCAGCGAAGCGGTGCGTGGCGAAGGCGGCAAACTGCTGCTGCCGGACGGTTCTCGTTTCATGCACCATTTTGATGAGCGTGCCGAACTGGCACCCCGCGACATTGTGGCCCGCGCCATCGACCACGAAATGAAGCGCCTTGGCTGCGATTGTGTTTATCTGGATATCAGCCACCGGCCAGCCGACTTCATTCGCGAACATTTCCCCACCATCCACCAACGTTGCCTGGAACTGGGGATCGATATCACCCGTGATCCGATTCCGGTGGTGCCGGCGGCCCACTATACCTGCGGCGGTATCGTCACGGGAGCAGATGGCAAGACCGATCTGGCAGGACTCTACGCCATCGGCGAAACCGCTTTCACGGGCCTGCACGGTGCCAACCGACTGGCATCCAACTCACTGCTGGAATGCATAGTCTCTGGTCGAGCGGCTGCACGCGCAATTTCACAGGATACAACAACAGCCCAGGCGGAGCGCCCCGAGATTCCGGGTTGGGATGAGTCACTGGTCACCGATTCGGATGAGGATGTCATCATCTCTCACAACTGGGATGAGCTGCGCCGTTTCATGTGGGACTACGTAGGCATCGTACGAACAGACAAACGCTTGGCAAGGGCACAGCACCGAATCGAGCTGCTGCTGCAGGAGATCAGCGAGTACTACAGCAACTACCGAGTCAGCTCGGATCTGATTGAACTGCGCAACCTGGCCACTGTTGCCGAGCTGATCATCCGCAGCGCCATCAGCCGCAAGGAGAGTCGAGGTCTGCATTATACACTGGACTACCCTGCACCCGCAGCAGAGCGCAGTGACACTGTACTCGCTCCGGCTAACTTTCAGTGGCCTGATGCGACCCGAGTGGAGGCGCCCATCTGA
- the rpoE gene encoding RNA polymerase sigma factor RpoE, whose amino-acid sequence MSNESQAAADQLLVKRVQAGDKRAFDLLVKQYQHKIIGLIGRYVYDQHEALDVAQEAFIKAYRALPGFRGDSAFYTWLYRIAINTAKNHLVARNRRPPDVDVDVDDAQYLGAENELRDLETPENALYRDEMERVIKQTLDRLPEDLRVALTLREFEGMSYEDIANVMDCPVGTVRSRIFRAREAIDKEIAPLLNNN is encoded by the coding sequence GTGTCTAACGAGAGTCAGGCAGCCGCTGACCAGTTGCTGGTCAAGCGGGTTCAGGCTGGTGACAAACGTGCTTTCGACCTGCTGGTCAAACAGTACCAGCACAAGATCATCGGACTGATCGGACGTTATGTATACGATCAGCACGAGGCACTGGATGTTGCCCAGGAAGCTTTTATAAAGGCTTATAGAGCGTTGCCCGGTTTTCGTGGCGACAGCGCGTTTTATACATGGTTGTACCGTATTGCGATCAACACGGCCAAGAATCACTTGGTTGCCCGCAATCGACGACCACCGGACGTGGATGTGGATGTAGACGACGCACAATATCTAGGGGCGGAAAATGAGTTGCGTGATCTGGAGACTCCGGAAAATGCACTTTACCGCGACGAGATGGAGCGTGTCATCAAGCAGACGCTTGATCGTCTGCCGGAAGATTTGCGTGTGGCGCTGACGCTGCGCGAATTTGAAGGCATGAGTTATGAAGATATTGCCAACGTCATGGATTGTCCTGTTGGCACGGTTCGGTCAAGGATTTTCAGGGCACGCGAGGCGATCGACAAGGAGATCGCACCGCTGCTCAATAACAACTGA
- a CDS encoding MucB/RseB C-terminal domain-containing protein, which produces MREANESISALLDGEVSDFELRRTLEQVGQDPQLGQQWHRYQVVRSALKRETVAAIDVDLSDRVMAALEREPVYHPSVDQPDERQAGQRAFKPVSRWWRSVSSMAVAASVTAVVILGAGSLNEAGDATRPTYTLPGATASADLMRTQLGTRSASPSIRYDSADVIRLSDGLKRYIDQHQHLLSTQKVPQWTTRWLPEGYSIVRHELLPHGEVMVFANARDAFSVSVEEIGHQSMPEGVAQADGYIAVGKRRGEHFVTVVGDVPLMIADRIASAVQPER; this is translated from the coding sequence ATGCGAGAAGCGAATGAATCCATATCGGCACTCCTGGATGGAGAGGTCAGTGACTTCGAGTTGCGTCGTACACTGGAGCAGGTGGGGCAGGACCCGCAGCTGGGCCAGCAGTGGCATCGTTACCAGGTTGTGCGATCTGCGCTGAAGCGTGAAACAGTTGCAGCCATTGATGTCGATCTCAGTGATCGGGTCATGGCTGCGCTTGAGCGAGAACCGGTGTACCACCCCAGTGTGGATCAGCCGGACGAACGCCAAGCGGGACAGCGAGCATTCAAACCGGTGTCTCGCTGGTGGCGCTCTGTATCCAGCATGGCAGTGGCCGCGTCCGTTACTGCTGTGGTGATTCTGGGGGCCGGCTCGCTTAATGAAGCCGGTGATGCGACACGACCGACCTATACACTACCCGGGGCAACGGCCAGTGCCGACTTGATGCGAACTCAGCTTGGTACTCGCTCGGCCTCACCTTCAATCCGCTATGATTCAGCGGATGTGATTCGTTTGTCGGACGGGCTCAAGCGTTATATCGATCAGCATCAACACCTGCTCAGCACTCAGAAGGTGCCACAGTGGACCACGCGCTGGTTGCCGGAGGGATACTCCATTGTGCGGCACGAACTTCTGCCTCATGGCGAAGTAATGGTATTTGCGAATGCGCGTGATGCTTTTTCGGTCAGTGTTGAAGAGATCGGCCACCAAAGCATGCCCGAAGGGGTGGCTCAGGCTGATGGTTACATTGCGGTTGGCAAGCGGCGCGGTGAGCATTTCGTCACTGTAGTTGGAGATGTGCCGCTGATGATAGCGGATCGCATTGCCAGTGCGGTTCAACCTGAGCGCTGA
- a CDS encoding SoxR reducing system RseC family protein, giving the protein MIEEVATVTWSGQGLARVEAARNSACAQCSSRSNCSQGVLSQWSRGRTVEIEVLNPANLALSPGQQVLIGLEEGGLMRASLLLYLVPLLMLVAGALVASVLGASEAVQILAAAFMLLAGFVAVRFLTRKTAELSRYQPVLLKIL; this is encoded by the coding sequence ATGATTGAAGAAGTGGCTACCGTCACCTGGAGCGGCCAGGGGCTGGCACGGGTCGAAGCGGCCCGCAACAGTGCCTGCGCTCAGTGCAGCAGTCGCTCCAACTGCAGTCAGGGTGTGCTGTCTCAGTGGTCTCGCGGACGTACCGTTGAGATAGAGGTACTCAATCCTGCCAATCTGGCACTCTCGCCCGGGCAGCAGGTGCTGATCGGGCTGGAGGAGGGGGGGCTTATGCGTGCCTCCCTGTTGCTTTACCTTGTGCCTCTGCTGATGCTGGTTGCTGGCGCTCTGGTCGCCAGTGTGCTGGGTGCCAGTGAGGCGGTACAGATTCTGGCTGCAGCCTTCATGCTGCTGGCCGGGTTTGTGGCGGTACGTTTTCTCACACGTAAAACGGCTGAACTCAGTCGCTATCAGCCGGTCCTATTGAAAATCCTGTAA